The window taaagaaatgggaataccggaccacctacCCTGCCTTCTCAGatatctgaatgcaggtcaagaagcaacatttagaactggacatgaaacaacagagtggttcaaaattgggaaaggagtacgtcaaggctatatattgacATCCTATTTATTTAATCTACACACAGAGTACGTCATGGGAAATTTCAGGCTTGTTGAAGgtcaagatggaatcaagattgctaggagaaataacaataacttcagatatgcagatcataccaccttaatggcagaaagtgtataggaactgaagagcctctagatgaaggtgaaagaagagagtggcaaGGCTGGCATAAAACACACTTAAAAAACTGCGATTGTGGCAttatgtcccatcacttcatggcaaatagatggggaaaaaatggaactagtgacatattttattttcttgggctccaaaatcattgtgaatggtgactgcagtcatgaaattaaaagaggcttgttccttggaagaaaagctatgaagaacctagacagcatatcaaaaagcacaccttgctgacaaagttccatatagtcaagctatggttttccagtagttatgtacagatgtgagagttggaccataaaagaaggctgagtgccaaagaattgatgctttggaactgtagtgttggagaagacccttgagagtccctttgatggcaaggagatcaaatcagtcaatccaaaggaaatcagtcctgaatattcattggaatgactgatgctgaaatggaagctccaatattttgaccacctgatgggaagagctaactcatgggaaaagaccctgatgttgggaaggatcgagggcaggaggagaagggagtgacagaggatgagatggttggatggcatcaccaactcaatggacatgagtttgagcacactctgggaaatagtgaaggacagggaaggctggtgtgctgcagtccatggggtcacaagagtcagtcacaactgattGATTGAACAACTCAGTTCCACTTCCAATCTTCTCTTAAGCTTTTCCTTGGGGACAAGTATTTCACttgccatttcagtaaacaaagggTGTTGCAGCCAAAAGGCCATTATCCACTGCAGTTCCCCTTCCCTCAAGATAGTCTGCCCTGAGGGCAATTCAAGAAGGAGAAAACAGGCTGGTTTCCTGAAGTAGTTAAGATGCATATCATATGGATGACTTCAATAAATCCAGACTCTTTCCATACATAAAAAAGCATGAGAAGGAACTTCCCTGGAAGTTCAGTGGCTAAAAATCTCACTGTTAGTGCAAGGGATACAGGTTGGATCCttggtgcaggaagatcccacatgctgtgtagcaactaaacccatgcccCACAAACATTGAGCACTCCACTAGAGACTGGGacccatgactactgaagcccacatgcactggagcccgtgctctgcaatgagagaagccaccaaaatgagaaaccaatgCACTTCAACTAGACAGTAACCCTGCTCACCAGAATAAGAGAAAGGCTGTGATCAGCAAGGAAGAcacagcagagccaaaaaaaaaaaaaaaggtaaaataaaattataagaataaataacaattttaaaaagcatgaaaatcattaatttgaaatgtatcatttttataatatgcagtaatcttttgatattttctgaatttttttttcagcaaatgaCCTTATGTACTCTGGCTCCCCTTATAACTTTTGAATAGTTCTTCAGATCTGTCTGAGAAGCCACCTTTCTGGCTAAAATCTTCTGTAAATtcaccaaataaaatatttgtcttgtTTTAGGTTGTGTATTTCTTATCATTTTACATGCTCTTCCAAGACATTTTCCCAATCCACAGTGTCCTGTTCCCACTCACCTGAGTTCCAGGGGTTACATGGAAACTGTCAGCTAAAACATTAGTCACCACCTGAAAGcaaagagttattttatttggtggaaatGTTTAGGACCCAAGccagggagacagcatctcagaaaCTCTGAGAAAACGGCTCCAAGGGGGCAGGAAGGAcagtcaggctatatacaagtttgtaacaaagggagcaggcagtctgaacatcaaagattactGTGAGGTAAGAAAAGTCAGGTATCAAGTTAAATTTAGTTttgtatgtatgggaagatgcaagcctctgggctcactaaattcattcctttcatgtgcacctcagctctctggggccaaaTCCTGTCTCCTTGTTCACCTTAGACGGTGGCAGACATGACAGATGGCTGCTTCTTTCATTctcagctcctcagcaatcaccgCAGGGAATGGCGACATCTGCTGGATTGGAGGATTACATCACTGTGCAAGTATTTGTACTCAAGTGGCATTTAGGGgacagcataattttttttttaatatttattattttgattatttgactgcactgggtcttaatcATGCACGTAGGATCTTTGATCTCCCTTGTGCCCCTGAGGGATCATTTAGTTGTGGCAGGTAAACGCTTAGTTGCAGGATATGGGATATAGTTCcttgaccagtgattgaacttgggcctcctgcattgggagcatggagttgtacccactggcccaccagggaagctccaggatAGCAAGAgttattaaaaattctaaagTATACAGTCCTGATTAGGAAATTGATTTCTATCCTCTGGCCTGATCTACCAGCGTGTGACCTAGGAGATCTAAGGCTCAGAATGTCTATCACTGAAGATGAATCCAGTCTCTCTTATTTCCTCCCACACCCAGTCTCCCTGCACTGGCTACTGGAACAGCCTAGGTGAACCCTGATTCATTGGTGACCCCCTGAAATATGTGAGTCTAATTTCTGTCCCTGGGTTTTGCTTTCCTCCCTGTTGTGAGCAATAGAGGGATAAAGACATATGCTATTCACGAGGAAGGAGAagatgggttggggaggggaaagCGTCATGGAGTTCTTTCATGATAAGGAGATCTTTCTAAATAACTCTAGAGCCAATCCCTCAACAAGCAATATCTCACTGGATCCTACTAAAAATCTCATAAACTGTGTGTGCATCGTTCTATTCACTGTGGGGGAAACAAAGATCTGCCTAAGAGCTATATTTCATCCCTATATCCCCTTCCTCCACAGAATAAACAATTGCAGCCTCTGAATGCTTCTCAGTGAAACTTTATTTGGCTTCATTCTGTTTAGATGCACTGCGAGGATTAAATTTCACAGTCAACTTCACTGTGAGATGAGATGCCCAGATCTCAGGTCAAACATTCATTCTGAGGGAATCTGCAAGGGAATTCCAAGAGAAGATTAGCATTGGAATCAGTAGACTGAGTTAAGAGATCGGCCCTCACCAGTGTGGGAGGGTATTGTCTTATCCTCTGGAGGCCTGAATGGAACAAGGGCAAttgctctccctctctttcttcttggccatgaatactggagtttcTGGTTCCTGAAccttgaaactccagtacatatACAAGTGGTGCCCTAAATCTCTGGCCTTTAGCCTTAACTTAGAGCTACACCATCATTTCCCCTGATTTTCAACCTTAATGTCTGAATTATACCATAATCTATCCTAGTTCTCTAAGCAACAGACAGCAGACAGTGAGACTGTTCAGCCTCTGTAATCAGAGGCTGTAATCAGCCTCTCTTCACCTGTCTATATAACTGGTGAATCTTGAACAACCCATGGTTCAACTGCTAATGGTCATTTAGACGAGGATATTTTTAACAGTGAATTTAGTCTGCATCATATGTAGTTGATTGAATCTGAGGACGATAAGCTGAGGATAGGGAGAGCTGACTGCGAGATATATGTAATACATAACAATATTTGTTGTATATTTGAACATTCTGATATCCAGACAAGCTATCTTTGACCTTTCTGTTATGGAAGGACTGGAATTGTAATGGGAATTATCAATTTATTCCAATATGACCAATCACccaaaatgatatatatatatggaatgtggTATGGAAATAATAAATGCACATTAAATGTTTTTGCTCTTTTAGCAATTTACTAAAAGGAATTTGGATGCCTGGCCACAACTAGATTATATCCATGAGGACCACTACTCACCCATGACAAGCATGGAATGGTGGGAACCAGATTCAACCTTATTGGCAGTGTGGAAAACATCTTGCAGAACTGAGGAGTTTGCCTTTGGCAGTGAAACATACAGAAACGCAAGCGACTGCAATGTATACATCCACTGGTACAAGCATGAAGAATACCCATGCCCCAGGTTATAGCCTGAGTCATCAGTGAGAGCCCTGCCAAGAGCTCTTCATTCCAGTAGGTCATTGGATACACTTTGTGTTCCCCTTTGTGTTATTAATGCGCtgaacagccaaagaaataagcaCAGAAGTGAGAATTGCCCCACAAGGCttacatggtggctcagacagtacaaaatctgcccacagtgcaggagtccaaggtttgatccctgagtcaggaagataccctggagaagggaatggctacccactgcagtattcttgcctggagaatcccatgcatagaagagcctggcgggctacagtccatgggattccagagagtcaaacatggctAGGTGACtaaccacacacatatacaaacacacacacaaacacaggagATGCCCCAGACAGAATAAAGAAATTATAGGAATGGTAAGGTTTTGAATCATGGACAACAATGTGCCTAATTTTATCAGTAGCTGAAGATAACGGAGTCATAAATTGAACACAGAATAATACATCATGGAGGACAACAGTTGATTTTCCATGATtgtctctttatttatttctgttaattattttttattggacaaTGTCACATTATGTTCTTCTTTtacaacaaaataaatgtcaCATCTATACATTTATCCAgtctcattttaaatttctttcctgtTTAACTCACCAAGAGGATTTATTTATTCctgacaatttcttttttttttaatttttttgaattgtatttttatgtttttagcaccaaaaacattttgtattggggtatagcctattaacaatgttgtgatagtttcagatgaacagtgaaaggactcagccatatacatacatgtatcccTCAAACCCCCCTTcaatccaggctggcacataacattgatcaGAGCTCCATGTACTATACAATAATTCCTATTGGTTATCACTCTATATAGCTGTATGTACATGACCTTCCTAAAGTCCCCTGCCGTCCCTTCCCCTAGGCAACCATGAGTTCgttttccaagtctgtgagtctcttttgcAAGTAAGTTTATTTGTAGATTCCATACATAAGGGGTGTCTTATGATATTTCCTAACCATTGCTTTATAACAATCTCCCCAGGGATAAATCCAACACATGGGTCTCCAGCGTGTAACCACCCAGGTCATATCACATTCTAGAGGCACACGTCCATGAAAGTCCCATCCTCTCCCAGAATCTACATTATGCCTGTAGTCCTGTACCAACACCACTATCACCTCTTCTTTTCCAAATGGCATTAAGCTGTCAAAATCCCTGGGTCTGTGTTGCCTTCACGACGTCCCCAAGTTCTAGATCTCAGTGGCAAGGTGCACAGAAGAAAGCTTCTGATAGAGGCCACCCCCTAGGCAGGGGCAGGACAGCTGTATACAATGGGCTCCATGTGATGGCATACGTCCTCCCCACAGCGAGGACAGGGGCTGAGGCTTATCCAGATGATCCTGGGACGTCCCAAGTCTCTCAGAATCTCCAACAGCTGAGCCCGAAGCCGGGCAAGTCTCGCTTCCAGGAGAACGCCCCGGGCGCTGTAACTCTCCTGAGGGGCGGGATAACGCTCTTGCCTTAAACAGGGCAGCACAGCGGTGTGTCGCAGCAGCTTCTCCACGACGGCCGTGGACAGGAGGTTCCCACACAGGCTGACggccctgagctgggagcagcggctcagggcaggcaggaaggcctGCAGCTGGGAGTCCGTGATCCCACACGCATCGAAGTCCAGTTCCTGGAGGGTGGCTGCGACTTTCTCCAGCAGAACGTGGAGGAGCTCAGGCCGAAAGTCAGTCATGGCGACACCGCTGAGATCCAGGCTCTTGAGCTGACTGATGTCTGGGCTCTGGGACACGTGGGTCAAGTCCGATTCTGTGAGCCAGCACTTGGTTATTGACAGGCTGTCCAAGGGGGACTTCAGGCACCTGGGGAGAAACCAAGCAATTAGTTCTTGGGAACCGAGTGCCAGGTTGCATACAGCTGATAGACAAAAGGTTGCTACAAAGAGACGGATATTAGTCTGACCATCCACTGAGGGTCAACACACCGATTCGCCCCGTCTCATTCTAGCCTGAGGGCTGTCAGCCTCACTGTGGCACCGAATCCCCGCACAGTATCTCAAAGACACTCTCTCCTCATCTATCGAGCGGAGTACCACATAGTCCACTTCCTTCTGAGGATgagtgaggatcatggcatcgcaAGGACATGCTGTGAGGAGAGCCATAGAGCACCTCCATCAAGTGTGGACATCGCTGAATATTAACGTGGGGAGAGGGGATCGAAAAATGGTTTCGGGTAAGGCTTCCTTCAGCCCCAGGTGGAGCCCCAGATCCTATATCTCTGGCCAGGCCAGGCTCTAGGGAGACGTGCCTCAGGAACCGACTTTAGAGCAACAACACCATCCCCTACAGACAGGGCATTTCCGACAGGGTTCACTGAGGGCACTGACCTGGGGAGCACAGAGCTTCTCTTCAGGGATGCTCTGCTCTGATGTCGTTTCCCCTCGTCAGTGTCCTGTTCGCTTCCCTATTTTTACCATGATCACATAGATGCCTCCACGTTAGGAGGAAATTACCGACTCTGGGAAGTGAACACCCCCAGATAATACTCTCTACCCCCTCACAGGCGCCACTCGATCAGTTTCACCCCCTCCCTTGACTTGCGGGGTTGTGGGACACCACACCTCAGGACAGAGCACCGTGAGAGACGGTCCTTTGGATGTTCTCATGTTGTGTTTAAGGTTACCTAGCCAGTGGTCCACACTCACCTGAGCATCTGGTCCAGGCAGCcttcaaggaaggaaggagactccAGATGGAGATCCCGGAGGTGGCCCAGCCTCCGGAACTGGGAGGTGATTTGCACAACGTGATCGTGCTCCTGCTTCTTGAAGGCGGACACGTGGATGTGGGAGAGACGGAGTCTCTGCAAGTTACTCATCTCACCCAGGAAAGGAGCGAGTGTGGCCAGGGTGGACAGACTCCAGGTGCAACTCACGTGCACCTCCTGGATACAGTCCAGCTGCACCATGCTCAGGACCTTCACGATATTGTCCATTGGCATTGAGACGATCTTCAGCTTCTTGCAACACAGGCGGATGGAAGACTTTCTCTGCTCCGCCCACCGAAGGAAGTAGGTGAGGAAGTTGTCCAGGGTCCTCTTCTTCAGGCACAGGTCTAGAAAAACCTTCAGTGGAGTCGAGGGCTGCCTCGTCGTTGACCTGGGCTCAGCCACTGCTGCCATCCGTGAGCCTGAGCACCCATAACTGCTGGCTCCAGACCACATGCTCCAGAAGTTCTGGCCCGTGTTTCGTAAATCTAGCACCCGCAGTTTGCACCTcctgggagaagaaggaagaaggagattgGTAATGATGTAGTAAGATGCACaccgtcaaaaacaaacaaacaaacaaaccagcagaaaccgaaaaaacaaaacaacagcctcCCATTTGGAAAGCAGACTGCCCGCCTGTGCTGTAACTTAATCTTCCTGACGTCACCAGCTGCCtcgccctcttccttctctgcctcactttcctccatccccctttgccctcttttcctgcctgattgTCCACCCTAGTAAGTCTAAGCATGATTGGGTAGAGGTGGGGGATATTCTAGAAGGCTCCCCTTCACTTAAGGCACCCTTACGTAGAGCTACCAGAAGGTATTCCTCATAGCCAACCAAGGCTTCTTCGTTGCTATCTTGAGAACCCTCTGATCCATCCCGTTCCATCTACGTTCTCTCAGCCCAGCCGTCTTCCTTGGGACTGCCAGGATTTGACCAGGTTCCCATGACCGACTCACCTGGATCGAACCTTCTGGGCAAGCAGAACATCAAGTGCTTCCAGCACGGCTTGTAGGGGCCCCACATGAGGCAGGTCAATCAGGGCCCCCAGAGGCAGGCGGACAAAGGGCCAGGTTTGCACCATGGCTTTTAGGGTCTCCGTCCGATATCCGTCAAAGGCTTCCAGGAAGAGGGGCGGGAAGAGCTCCGTGGGCAGACTCTCCAGAGTAGAAACGTCCAAGTCATCGGCCCTCAGCAAGTGCCTTCCCGCCAGGTCAAGGAGTCTGGGTGGGGTCGGGGCACTCATCCTGGCTCTGCTCCAAGACAACTCCTGTGGAAGCTGCCAGGGATCAAGGGATCCGTTTTAGACAATGCAGGAGCACACCTTACACAAcggtctcccttcccttccatgcAAGCCCCTCAGGGCCAAGGTCACTGCGCTAGCAGGGGTGCAAGTGAGGCTCGTAGCCGTGGAACACTAGACAGGGCCCAGTGGGGGACAAAGTGCTATCTCTCTGCCTGCTTGGAACACGCGTCTCACTCGTACCGAGGAGCCAAACACCAATGCCGATTGTGTGCTCGATATGCATTTTAAACTTCCTGCAAAGAAGGCAAATGCCAAACCGATGGATTTCATGAATGACGTCTGCTCCGTAAAGACGTTTAAAATGATTCCAGCTACATCACTGATGAAAATGTGATGAGATGCAGGTAAAACTACCTTGAGAGGCCAAATCAAACCCTGAAACGCGTTCTtgggaaagaaatgattttattgaaaactCTCCTTGCCATCCAGAGGCACACGCTACCCTTCAACATCAGCTTGCTTACCTTAAGGAAGGAGAGGACGTCCTTATCCGAGGGTAGTAACTTACTGCTCTGCTGTGGCTTGCAGGGCGCTCAGACGTCGACACTGCGGAGAACCCAGCTGTGACTCCAGAGCCAGAAAAGGACTTTCTACTCCCATCATCCCTCTGGCCCACTGCTAAGCCAATCAGAAACGGGCACCTGTTTATAGTCTATAGAGCTCTCATTGGATTGATCCCGCTTGGATCTTCATTTCTAGCAGTCGATTCAGGGAGCAGATATTGATGGGGTGGCTGGGTAATCCAGGATCCTTTATGCATTCACCATTCACTTCGCAAACACTGGCTGAGTTCTACCATGAGAATTGAGATAGAGACGGTcgtgcttcccctgtggctcagctggtaaagcatctgcctgccatgcgggagacctgggtcccatccctgggttgggaagatcccccggacaagggaatggcaacccactacagtgtccgTGCCCggggaattccatgcacagagga is drawn from Bubalus kerabau isolate K-KA32 ecotype Philippines breed swamp buffalo chromosome 5, PCC_UOA_SB_1v2, whole genome shotgun sequence and contains these coding sequences:
- the LOC129654304 gene encoding PRAME family member 12-like yields the protein MSAPTPPRLLDLAGRHLLRADDLDVSTLESLPTELFPPLFLEAFDGYRTETLKAMVQTWPFVRLPLGALIDLPHVGPLQAVLEALDVLLAQKVRSRRCKLRVLDLRNTGQNFWSMWSGASSYGCSGSRMAAVAEPRSTTRQPSTPLKVFLDLCLKKRTLDNFLTYFLRWAEQRKSSIRLCCKKLKIVSMPMDNIVKVLSMVQLDCIQEVHVSCTWSLSTLATLAPFLGEMSNLQRLRLSHIHVSAFKKQEHDHVVQITSQFRRLGHLRDLHLESPSFLEGCLDQMLRCLKSPLDSLSITKCWLTESDLTHVSQSPDISQLKSLDLSGVAMTDFRPELLHVLLEKVAATLQELDFDACGITDSQLQAFLPALSRCSQLRAVSLCGNLLSTAVVEKLLRHTAVLPCLRQERYPAPQESYSARGVLLEARLARLRAQLLEILRDLGRPRIIWISLSPCPRCGEDVCHHMEPIVYSCPAPA